One Elusimicrobiota bacterium genomic region harbors:
- the rplT gene encoding 50S ribosomal protein L20 — protein sequence MMRIKGGIVTRRRKKRLFKKSKGFRLSNKNVYIHASERVDKALVHSYVGRKQKKRDKKSQWIMTLNAAARINGLTYSKFISGIKKAGILLNRKMLAEIAVSSPDDFAQLANVAKSQSLPAA from the coding sequence ATCATGCGAATTAAAGGCGGTATTGTTACAAGAAGAAGAAAAAAGAGATTATTTAAGAAATCCAAGGGTTTTCGGTTATCAAACAAGAATGTTTATATTCATGCTTCTGAACGGGTAGATAAAGCATTGGTTCATTCTTATGTTGGCAGGAAACAAAAAAAACGAGATAAAAAAAGCCAATGGATTATGACGCTTAATGCGGCTGCCCGCATCAATGGTTTGACGTACAGTAAGTTTATAAGCGGAATAAAAAAAGCAGGCATATTGCTAAACCGGAAAATGTTAGCAGAAATTGCTGTTTCCTCGCCAGATGATTTTGCTCAACTTGCTAATGTTGCAAAATCGCAATCGTTACCGGCTGCTTAA
- the rpmI gene encoding 50S ribosomal protein L35 encodes MPKLKSHSGAKKRFFISSTGKIKRKKAFARHLLTDKSSSKMRSLRKSGVLNKTDTKMIRTILPYL; translated from the coding sequence ATGCCAAAGTTAAAATCACATAGTGGCGCAAAAAAAAGATTTTTTATTTCATCGACCGGAAAGATTAAAAGGAAAAAAGCATTTGCCCGTCATCTTCTGACAGATAAATCATCCAGCAAAATGCGTAGTTTAAGGAAATCTGGTGTACTTAATAAGACGGATACGAAAATGATAAGGACTATTCTACCTTATCTATAA